The following coding sequences lie in one Listeria ivanovii subsp. londoniensis genomic window:
- a CDS encoding LysR family transcriptional regulator, which produces MDFNQLHYFIVTAETGHLTQASEKLALSQSALSRSIANLEAELGLPLFDRKNRSIQLNKVGKVFLADAKELQLKWLAAQEKIHTLANPDFGEVSVSFVPTLGLSFMPELLKKFQSNYPTNILRLKEVPAKQVLKDILTNRSDIGISTIRDRQEGLEYIPLFTEKFVLIVSNKNKLAQKKNLTLQDITDEEFIHFAEHTYSREVIENALKQANIALKVRYDGLEIGSILELVEANMGVSIVPKTAILDFERLQIFTVPTSGMERTIYLTHAANGYISSAAKRFIHFAQEHTNS; this is translated from the coding sequence GTGGATTTTAATCAATTACATTACTTTATTGTTACTGCTGAAACCGGTCACTTGACACAAGCTAGTGAGAAACTCGCACTATCACAATCTGCGCTTAGTCGCTCAATTGCTAATTTAGAGGCAGAACTTGGCTTACCTTTATTTGACCGAAAAAATCGAAGTATCCAGTTAAATAAAGTCGGCAAAGTCTTTTTAGCTGATGCAAAAGAATTGCAACTTAAGTGGCTGGCTGCACAAGAAAAAATCCACACCTTAGCAAATCCAGACTTTGGTGAAGTTTCAGTGTCCTTTGTTCCTACACTTGGATTGTCGTTTATGCCAGAGCTATTAAAAAAATTTCAATCAAACTATCCAACAAATATTTTACGACTGAAAGAAGTCCCAGCCAAACAAGTATTGAAGGATATCTTAACCAACAGGAGTGATATTGGAATTAGTACTATAAGAGATAGACAAGAAGGACTTGAATATATCCCACTTTTCACAGAAAAATTTGTTCTGATTGTATCAAATAAAAATAAATTAGCTCAGAAGAAAAACTTAACTTTACAGGATATCACTGATGAGGAATTTATTCATTTCGCAGAGCATACTTATTCTCGAGAAGTCATAGAAAATGCGCTTAAGCAAGCTAATATCGCTTTAAAAGTCCGCTATGACGGCTTAGAAATTGGTAGTATTCTCGAACTAGTAGAAGCAAATATGGGTGTTTCCATTGTTCCTAAAACGGCTATACTAGATTTTGAACGATTGCAAATTTTTACAGTCCCCACTTCTGGAATGGAGCGAACCATTTACCTTACTCATGCAGCTAATGGATACATTTCCAGCGCCGCAAAACGATTTATCCACTTTGCGCAAGAACATACGAATAGTTGA